Sequence from the uncultured Draconibacterium sp. genome:
GCCAGTTTCTCATCGGTTAAAGGTTTGTGTTTGTCCTCGCCCTCGATACATTCCTGCAGAATTTTTTTGATTTCGCGTGTTGATACCTCTTCACCGTCATCTTTTGCCAAACCTTCGGAAAAGAAATATTTCAGCGGGTAAATTCCAAAATGCGTTTGAATGTATTTACTGTTCGAAACCCTTGATATGGTTGAAATATCGAGCCCGGTTCTCTCGGCGATGTCTTTTAAAATCATCGGGCGAAGTTTTGTTTCGTCGCCTTCCTGGAAATATTCTTTCTGAAAGCTGATAATCTCCGACATGGTAAGCAACAAAGTAGTTTGCCGCTGGTGTATGGCGTCGATAAACCATTTTGCCGAATCCAGTTTTTGTTTCACAAAAGTTACCGCTTCTTTGTCGGTTTTTTGTGCCTTCTGGTTCTGGCTCATGGTTCTCAGCATCTCGGTATACGTGTCGTTGATTTTTAGCTCCGGAACGTTACGTTGGTTTAACGAAAGGCTTAACTCCCCGTCAACCAGCTCCAGAATAAAATCCGGCACAATATGCTGATTCGATTTATTTAAAGGATTACTGTATGAGCTGCCCGGTTTCGGATTTAATTTAAGTACCTCGTCGATACCTTTTTTTAGCTCCTCGTCCGAAAGCTCCAGTTTTGTTCTGATTTTATCGTAATGCTTTTTTGTAAATTCCGGGAAATAGTCTTTTACAATCGTTTTTGCCAATTGAGATCCTTTGTTCTCTTTCCGCTCGAGTTGCAACAATAAACATTCGCGTAAATCGCGTGCTGCTATTCCGGGAGGATCAAAATCCTGAATAGCCAATAGAATTTTCTCCAGTTTTTCCTCCGGAACATCGAGGTTCATATTAAAAGCCAAATCGTCGCTGATGGCCATTAAATCGCGGCGGAGGTATCCGTCGTCATCAATGTTTCCGATAATATATTCGGCCAGTTGCTGCTCCTCATCATCCAAATCGGCCAGCCCCAGTTGTTCATGCAAAAATTCGTGAAAACTTGTACCTACCGAAAACGGTACATCAATGTATTTATCGTCTTTTGAATAATTATTTACGTTTAACTTGTAGGTAGGAATTTCCTCATCCTCGTAATAATCGTCCATTGAAAACTCTTCGTTGTCAACATCCGTATTATTATCCTGTCCGTCATCCATTTGGTCGTCAGCCGACGAGGGATTATCCGATTCCAATTCCAAAACCGGATTTTCTTCCAGCTCCTTTTTAATCCGCTGCTCGAGTTGCATAGTTGGGATTTCCAAAAGTTTGATCACCTGAATTTGCTGAGGTGATAACTTTTGGAGCAGCTTCTGTTGTAATGATAGTTTTTGCTCCATAATCCCAATTGTTAACCTCGTAAAAATAACATTTTTTTCCGAGTAGCTTCTTTAAATTACACCATCAAAATTCGGCATTTTTAGGTGCACGCGGAAAGGCGATTACATCGCGGATGTTGCCCATTCCGGTAACAAAAAGCATAAGACGCTCGAAGCCAAGACCAAAGCCACTGTGAACTACCGAACCAAAACGGCGGGTATCCAGATACCACCACATTTCTTCTGTCGGAATGTTCATCTCTTCCATACGTTTAGTC
This genomic interval carries:
- the rpoN gene encoding RNA polymerase factor sigma-54 — encoded protein: MEQKLSLQQKLLQKLSPQQIQVIKLLEIPTMQLEQRIKKELEENPVLELESDNPSSADDQMDDGQDNNTDVDNEEFSMDDYYEDEEIPTYKLNVNNYSKDDKYIDVPFSVGTSFHEFLHEQLGLADLDDEEQQLAEYIIGNIDDDGYLRRDLMAISDDLAFNMNLDVPEEKLEKILLAIQDFDPPGIAARDLRECLLLQLERKENKGSQLAKTIVKDYFPEFTKKHYDKIRTKLELSDEELKKGIDEVLKLNPKPGSSYSNPLNKSNQHIVPDFILELVDGELSLSLNQRNVPELKINDTYTEMLRTMSQNQKAQKTDKEAVTFVKQKLDSAKWFIDAIHQRQTTLLLTMSEIISFQKEYFQEGDETKLRPMILKDIAERTGLDISTISRVSNSKYIQTHFGIYPLKYFFSEGLAKDDGEEVSTREIKKILQECIEGEDKHKPLTDEKLAKILKDKSYNIARRTVAKYREQLGVPVARLRKEL